The following are from one region of the Xiphophorus couchianus unplaced genomic scaffold, X_couchianus-1.0 Scaffold1000116, whole genome shotgun sequence genome:
- the LOC114141482 gene encoding uncharacterized protein LOC114141482 isoform X2, with translation MTGVPQTRAEPQAPSSSTVSKLLTFPPVIRGYLEEYDRHLTGAVRSRKHLENVKSKMGRIVAFLSYMSRDKTALGSWRFLDDAGRITGWPAELSRQQKAVTTVKVYLVNTTQFHVYFMETPPRSSRLSKRQLVSVMRALRSATCQIGTKVVLRQIKVKSEKLQRSVTPDLLCRCLEKSQSWIPKLLLSCSQRKHDVGARHLLYGFVALYLTSLYGHRAGVMTNLTTEEVLEAARGTSSSSPGVVLNVFLTHEELGWIQRWMEIRALLRPRCDLVFFNTNHRHVKNITLFARNAWAAMLLPGRPSLTDIRTAVATMCRNTHSSEVRTQMSRVMCHDTRTADRFYAMQLDVNQMAEMRRRFAQCMGEEAAESSQ, from the exons ATGACCGGAGTGCCGCAGACCAGGGCCGAACCCCAGGCCCCATCATCGAGCACGGTTAGTAAGCTGCTTACATTTCCTCCAGTCATCCGTGGCTACCTAGAAGAGTACGACCGGCATCTGACCGGGGCAGTACGCTCGCGGAAGCATCTCGAAAATGTTAAGTCAAAGATGGGTCGAATTGTTGCCTTCCTCAGCTACATGAGCCGTGATAAGACCGCCCTGGGCTCCTGGCGCTTCTTGGATGACGCCGGACGCATAACGGGCTGGCCCGCTGAACTCAGCCGTCAGCAGAAGGCTGTGACTACCGTTAAGGTTTACCTAGTAAACACAACCCAATTCCACGTATACTTCATGGAGACGCCTCCGAGAAGCTCCAGGCTGTCGAAGCGGCAGCTCGTGTCCGTGATGCGAGCTCTGAGGTCGGCTACGTGCCAAATCGGAACGAAGGTGGTGCTTCGGCAGATCAAGGTCAAGTCTGAGAAGCTCCAGCGCTCCGTAACGCCCGACCTTCTCTGCAGATGTCTCGAAAAATCTCAGAGCTGGATCCCCAAACTCTTGCTGAGCTGCTCGCAAAGGAAGCACGACGTGGGAGCGAGACACCTGCTTTACGGATTCGTTGCGCTCTACCTTACTTCTCTCTACGGCCATCGAGCAGGCGTGATGACCAACCTTACCACCGAAGAGGTCCTGGAGGCCGCGAGGGGCACCAGCTCTTCCTCTCCGGGGGTCGTACTCAAT GTCTTTCTCACCCACGAGGAACTGGGCTGGATCCAGCGGTGGATGGAGATCAGGGCTCTGCTACGCCCGCGGTGCGATCTGGTATTTTTCAATACCAACCACCGGCACGTGAAAAACATCACCCTGTTCGCGAGGAACGCGTGGGCAGCCATGCTACTGCCAGGCAGACCCTCCCTTACCGACATCCGGACCGCCGTCGCGACGATG TGCAGGAACACCCACTCCAGTGAGGTCCGGACGCAGATGTCCCGGGTCATGTGTCACGACACCCGCACGGCCGACCGATTCTATGCGATGCAGCTTGATGTCAACCAGATGGCTGAGATGAGGCGCAGATTTGCCCAGTGCATGGGAGAAGAAGCTGCCGAAAGTTCACAATAA
- the LOC114141482 gene encoding uncharacterized protein LOC114141482 isoform X3, with protein MSRDKTALGSWRFLDDAGRITGWPAELSRQQKAVTTVKVYLVNTTQFHVYFMETPPRSSRLSKRQLVSVMRALRSATCQIGTKVVLRQIKVKSEKLQRSVTPDLLCRCLEKSQSWIPKLLLSCSQRKHDVGARHLLYGFVALYLTSLYGHRAGVMTNLTTEEVLEAARGTSSSSPGVVLNVKNHKTARVFGCAQVFLTHEELGWIQRWMEIRALLRPRCDLVFFNTNHRHVKNITLFARNAWAAMLLPGRPSLTDIRTAVATMCRNTHSSEVRTQMSRVMCHDTRTADRFYAMQLDVNQMAEMRRRFAQCMGEEAAESSQ; from the exons ATGAGCCGTGATAAGACCGCCCTGGGCTCCTGGCGCTTCTTGGATGACGCCGGACGCATAACGGGCTGGCCCGCTGAACTCAGCCGTCAGCAGAAGGCTGTGACTACCGTTAAGGTTTACCTAGTAAACACAACCCAATTCCACGTATACTTCATGGAGACGCCTCCGAGAAGCTCCAGGCTGTCGAAGCGGCAGCTCGTGTCCGTGATGCGAGCTCTGAGGTCGGCTACGTGCCAAATCGGAACGAAGGTGGTGCTTCGGCAGATCAAGGTCAAGTCTGAGAAGCTCCAGCGCTCCGTAACGCCCGACCTTCTCTGCAGATGTCTCGAAAAATCTCAGAGCTGGATCCCCAAACTCTTGCTGAGCTGCTCGCAAAGGAAGCACGACGTGGGAGCGAGACACCTGCTTTACGGATTCGTTGCGCTCTACCTTACTTCTCTCTACGGCCATCGAGCAGGCGTGATGACCAACCTTACCACCGAAGAGGTCCTGGAGGCCGCGAGGGGCACCAGCTCTTCCTCTCCGGGGGTCGTACTCAAT GTAAAAAACCATAAGACTGCCCGCGTGTTTGGCTGTGCTCAGGTCTTTCTCACCCACGAGGAACTGGGCTGGATCCAGCGGTGGATGGAGATCAGGGCTCTGCTACGCCCGCGGTGCGATCTGGTATTTTTCAATACCAACCACCGGCACGTGAAAAACATCACCCTGTTCGCGAGGAACGCGTGGGCAGCCATGCTACTGCCAGGCAGACCCTCCCTTACCGACATCCGGACCGCCGTCGCGACGATG TGCAGGAACACCCACTCCAGTGAGGTCCGGACGCAGATGTCCCGGGTCATGTGTCACGACACCCGCACGGCCGACCGATTCTATGCGATGCAGCTTGATGTCAACCAGATGGCTGAGATGAGGCGCAGATTTGCCCAGTGCATGGGAGAAGAAGCTGCCGAAAGTTCACAATAA
- the LOC114141482 gene encoding uncharacterized protein LOC114141482 isoform X1 — protein MTGVPQTRAEPQAPSSSTVSKLLTFPPVIRGYLEEYDRHLTGAVRSRKHLENVKSKMGRIVAFLSYMSRDKTALGSWRFLDDAGRITGWPAELSRQQKAVTTVKVYLVNTTQFHVYFMETPPRSSRLSKRQLVSVMRALRSATCQIGTKVVLRQIKVKSEKLQRSVTPDLLCRCLEKSQSWIPKLLLSCSQRKHDVGARHLLYGFVALYLTSLYGHRAGVMTNLTTEEVLEAARGTSSSSPGVVLNVKNHKTARVFGCAQVFLTHEELGWIQRWMEIRALLRPRCDLVFFNTNHRHVKNITLFARNAWAAMLLPGRPSLTDIRTAVATMCRNTHSSEVRTQMSRVMCHDTRTADRFYAMQLDVNQMAEMRRRFAQCMGEEAAESSQ, from the exons ATGACCGGAGTGCCGCAGACCAGGGCCGAACCCCAGGCCCCATCATCGAGCACGGTTAGTAAGCTGCTTACATTTCCTCCAGTCATCCGTGGCTACCTAGAAGAGTACGACCGGCATCTGACCGGGGCAGTACGCTCGCGGAAGCATCTCGAAAATGTTAAGTCAAAGATGGGTCGAATTGTTGCCTTCCTCAGCTACATGAGCCGTGATAAGACCGCCCTGGGCTCCTGGCGCTTCTTGGATGACGCCGGACGCATAACGGGCTGGCCCGCTGAACTCAGCCGTCAGCAGAAGGCTGTGACTACCGTTAAGGTTTACCTAGTAAACACAACCCAATTCCACGTATACTTCATGGAGACGCCTCCGAGAAGCTCCAGGCTGTCGAAGCGGCAGCTCGTGTCCGTGATGCGAGCTCTGAGGTCGGCTACGTGCCAAATCGGAACGAAGGTGGTGCTTCGGCAGATCAAGGTCAAGTCTGAGAAGCTCCAGCGCTCCGTAACGCCCGACCTTCTCTGCAGATGTCTCGAAAAATCTCAGAGCTGGATCCCCAAACTCTTGCTGAGCTGCTCGCAAAGGAAGCACGACGTGGGAGCGAGACACCTGCTTTACGGATTCGTTGCGCTCTACCTTACTTCTCTCTACGGCCATCGAGCAGGCGTGATGACCAACCTTACCACCGAAGAGGTCCTGGAGGCCGCGAGGGGCACCAGCTCTTCCTCTCCGGGGGTCGTACTCAAT GTAAAAAACCATAAGACTGCCCGCGTGTTTGGCTGTGCTCAGGTCTTTCTCACCCACGAGGAACTGGGCTGGATCCAGCGGTGGATGGAGATCAGGGCTCTGCTACGCCCGCGGTGCGATCTGGTATTTTTCAATACCAACCACCGGCACGTGAAAAACATCACCCTGTTCGCGAGGAACGCGTGGGCAGCCATGCTACTGCCAGGCAGACCCTCCCTTACCGACATCCGGACCGCCGTCGCGACGATG TGCAGGAACACCCACTCCAGTGAGGTCCGGACGCAGATGTCCCGGGTCATGTGTCACGACACCCGCACGGCCGACCGATTCTATGCGATGCAGCTTGATGTCAACCAGATGGCTGAGATGAGGCGCAGATTTGCCCAGTGCATGGGAGAAGAAGCTGCCGAAAGTTCACAATAA